In Leifsonia sp. ZF2019, a genomic segment contains:
- a CDS encoding VIT1/CCC1 transporter family protein: MPTVLARLRSAVTDAASLRSWTVDANDGIIATAGVLEGFAGAGASDATLLTAAVVATIAGGLSLGGAKWSEEAAEREAQLRVAREEAAQLELSPEEEVVELAGYYERKGVSAAVARQVAEELTAADALGAQLEAEHGIREVMARAAPVWAGVSASAAFVLGALVPLLITVLVPGKLEAWAVLVAVIASLVLTSVVSARSGRTGVLRTMTRSLTVGVGTLGISFLAGLLIF, translated from the coding sequence ATGCCCACCGTCCTCGCCCGCCTCCGCTCCGCGGTCACCGACGCGGCCTCCCTGCGCTCGTGGACGGTCGACGCGAACGACGGGATCATCGCGACCGCGGGTGTGCTGGAGGGTTTCGCGGGTGCCGGAGCGAGCGATGCGACCCTGCTGACCGCTGCGGTGGTCGCGACCATCGCGGGCGGACTCAGCCTGGGCGGGGCGAAGTGGTCGGAGGAGGCTGCGGAGCGGGAGGCGCAGCTGCGGGTGGCGCGGGAGGAGGCTGCGCAGCTGGAGCTGAGCCCGGAGGAGGAGGTCGTCGAGCTGGCCGGGTACTACGAGCGCAAGGGAGTGAGCGCCGCGGTGGCGCGGCAGGTGGCCGAGGAGCTGACGGCGGCGGACGCTCTGGGCGCGCAGCTCGAGGCGGAGCACGGGATCCGGGAGGTCATGGCGCGCGCGGCGCCGGTCTGGGCCGGGGTGAGCGCGAGCGCCGCGTTCGTGCTGGGGGCGCTCGTCCCGCTGCTGATCACCGTCCTCGTGCCGGGCAAGCTGGAGGCGTGGGCGGTGCTGGTCGCGGTGATCGCATCGCTGGTGCTGACGTCCGTCGTCAGCGCGCGCAGCGGGCGCACCGGTGTGCTGCGGACGATGACGCGGTCTCTCACGGTGGGCGTGGGGACGCTGGGGATCAGCTTCCTCGCGGGGCTGCTGATCTTCTGA
- a CDS encoding MFS transporter, translating to MPPTRAAAARYILRSRLLRGAFISLVISGIGISVTAPQMTLFLVRELHLTDALAGLYYLTNLAAPIAGYVVGSLSDRAGSRLLVFRLSALAGFAGWVLMAFATQTWMPFAINILLLSVAGAGAAQLQAAVRDELDRHPTPVDNQVVALTRMAMAFGWIIGPVIGATLGAVLGLRPLLLATGVSLLLSIVPLIGAGRAAPVPGAALVAAAEPEPDAGLPPAPALTRTAPIPTGAPRTHSMVPLLLFTGIYVLIMCGETVKLAYLPLYMDGDLHVSAAVRGAIIGFQPLVEVALMPLAALIADRVGIARVLLAGAVMAVGAHACYASADAIEPHLLPLIAGQMLMAGVIATFGVLGVTVAQRFQPARVGMASSVFLSSYAINAAVGGFVGSIGTAWLGLPHLFWIPGAIAAAGGIALVTLNAFVPLDRLGEKARRPAAPARTLRRSAAPRGS from the coding sequence GTGCCGCCCACCCGCGCCGCAGCCGCGCGCTACATCCTCCGCTCGCGCCTCCTCCGCGGCGCGTTCATCAGCCTTGTCATCTCGGGCATCGGCATCTCGGTCACCGCGCCGCAGATGACACTGTTCCTGGTGCGGGAGCTGCACCTCACGGATGCCCTGGCCGGCCTGTACTACCTGACCAACCTCGCCGCGCCGATCGCCGGCTACGTGGTGGGCTCGCTGTCCGATCGGGCGGGGTCGCGGCTGCTGGTGTTCCGGCTGTCGGCTCTCGCCGGCTTCGCGGGCTGGGTGCTGATGGCGTTCGCCACCCAGACGTGGATGCCGTTCGCCATCAACATCCTGCTGCTCAGCGTGGCGGGCGCGGGTGCGGCGCAGCTCCAGGCGGCCGTACGCGACGAGCTGGACCGGCACCCCACCCCGGTCGACAACCAGGTCGTCGCGCTGACGCGCATGGCGATGGCGTTCGGGTGGATCATCGGGCCGGTGATCGGCGCGACGCTCGGCGCCGTGCTCGGACTGCGGCCGCTGCTGCTCGCGACCGGCGTCAGCCTCCTCCTGTCGATCGTCCCGCTGATCGGTGCGGGCCGGGCGGCGCCGGTCCCGGGCGCAGCCCTGGTGGCGGCGGCCGAGCCGGAGCCCGATGCCGGTCTACCGCCCGCCCCGGCGCTCACGCGCACCGCGCCCATCCCGACCGGCGCGCCACGGACCCACTCGATGGTCCCGCTGCTGCTCTTCACCGGCATCTACGTGCTCATCATGTGCGGCGAGACCGTGAAGCTCGCCTACCTCCCTCTCTACATGGACGGCGACCTGCATGTCAGTGCGGCCGTGCGCGGTGCGATCATCGGCTTCCAGCCGCTCGTCGAGGTCGCGCTCATGCCGCTCGCGGCGCTGATCGCCGACCGGGTGGGCATCGCCCGCGTGCTCCTCGCTGGTGCGGTGATGGCCGTCGGCGCGCACGCCTGCTACGCGTCCGCCGACGCGATCGAGCCCCACCTGCTGCCCCTCATCGCCGGACAGATGCTGATGGCCGGCGTGATCGCGACGTTCGGCGTGCTCGGCGTCACGGTCGCGCAGCGGTTCCAGCCCGCGCGGGTCGGGATGGCCTCCAGCGTCTTCCTCAGCTCGTACGCGATCAACGCGGCCGTCGGAGGATTCGTCGGCAGCATCGGGACGGCCTGGCTGGGCCTGCCGCACCTGTTCTGGATCCCGGGGGCGATCGCCGCGGCCGGCGGCATCGCTCTGGTGACGCTGAACGCGTTCGTGCCGCTCGACCGGCTGGGCGAGAAGGCGCGCCGGCCGGCCGCGCCCGCGCGGACCCTCAGAAGATCAGCAGCCCCGCGAGGAAGCTGA